GATCATGGCAGTGCTCGAAGAAGGGACCAAACCGCAGTCCGGGCAGGCGTCGGACCGGCATGCGCCGCGGCGCCACCTGGGCGCGTACCTGACGGCGGCGGTGCTCCTCACGGCCCTGGGCCGCTTGATCATCGTCTGGATCTCCTACGACTTCGACTATGTGAACACCGGGTTCGGGGACTTCCTCAAGGCGCTGTACGACCCGCGCGTCATTCTGGAACCCGAGCTGTTCGGCCCGTATGTGTGGGCGTTCACGGTGGCGTTGATGGTGACGGGGCTGGTCGCGGCGCTGAACCGGCGGGCGGGGCGGGGGGCCGCGCTGCTGTGCGGGTTCGTGATGTTCGCGACCGCCACGCGCGAGTTGATCGGTCTGGCGTCGAGCGACCGGTTCCGCCAGTGGTACATCGGGGGCAATGACCTGGAGGTCGCGATCATCGCGAGCTGGTCGATGGTCCTGCTCTTCTCGGTGACCGTCGTCGTGCTGATGCTCCGGGCGGCCGACCGCCCGGCCGCGGGCCGGGCGGGGGTGTCTGCGCAGGGGTCCCAGCTCTATGTGATCGCCGGGGGCCTGATGGTCGTCCTCGGTCTGGCGCTCGTCGGCTGGATCGTGCGCATGCTGACCCGGGAAGGAGTCGACAAGGGCTCGTACTTCAAGGGGCTGGTGGACGCCGGCGAGAATCCCTACCCGGTGCTCGCCGGCTCCGGGGACTTCTGGGCTGCGGTGTTCCCGGTGGCGCTGCTGGTGCTGGGCGTGCTGGCGCTCATACGGCGGCCGGTGGTGCGGGGCGCATCGATCACTCTTCTCGGCGTACTGCTCTACCTGTACGTGCGCCAGATGATCGGCATGACGATCACCGACTACCCGGACGACGTGGCGGACGGGAACCGGATCCCCTTCCCCGGCTGGGACGAGTACACCAAGGACACCGAAGGCTGGCTCAACCTCGCCACCTACGTCGGCGGCGCGCTGATAGCCGTCGTGGTGATCGCGATGATGCTGCGCGCGCCGGAGGCGGCGGCCGTGGCGGACGCGCCGCCGGCGGGAGGTGGTGACGAACCGCCGCAGCCGGTGGGTCAGCCCGCGCCGCAGGCGCCGCCGCAGCCGCGGGCCCGGTCGCCGTACGACGCGATGCCGCAGGCGCCGACGATAGCCGCGCCACCGCCCCCGGCGGCGCCGCCGCAGGCGCCACCGCCGCCTGCCGCTCCGCCGCCCGCGGGCTGACCGAACGGAGGGCCGACGGGACCGGGGCCGGCCGGGCGGGGGCGGGTCAGACCGGGCGTACGGTGTCGCCGAGGCGTACGGTGCCGGGGGTCAGGACGTCGGCGCCGATGCCGATGCACATCCCGCGGTCCGCGGTCAGCGTCTTCAGCACGCGGCGGTCCTCCGGCAGGTCGCGCTGCGCCATCGTGGTCATCACGCAGCGTTTCATGCGCTTGACGACCCGCAGCCGCACCTCGTCGCCCACGGCGATCTCCCGGCCCACCCAGTCCTCCTCGATCCAGGGTTCCCCGGTGTCCAGAAGGATGTTCTTGCGGAAGCGGCGGGCGTCGGCGGGTTCGGTGTCGCCGAGGATCCGGCCGAGCGCGTGCAGGGAGGCGGTGCCGATGAGCGTCACGCCGCAGTCGTCGTAGTGCGAGACGGCGTCCTCGCGGGCCAGCCGGACGTCCGCGCCGAGCAGTTCGGCGAGGTGGGCGTCGTCGCGCAGCACGGACCCTTCGGGGGTGACGACGTGCGGGCGGGCGGTGGCGGCGTCGTGGGCGGCGGCGTAGGAGGCGGAGAAGTGGAGCAGGCCCTCGGTGCGGCGGAAGCGGCGCGAGTTCTTGCCGCTGCCGAGCTTGCCGTCGCCGTAGGTGACGGCCCAGAGGCGGTCGCCGATCGTGCCGCGCTCGTCGATGACGAGTTCCGGCAGCCGTTCGCCGAGCATCGACTTGACCGGGAAGCGCCGGAGCATGGCGACGGTGGGGTCGGACGGTCCCGGGGAGGGCGGTGGAGCCGGTATGGCGGGCGGAAGTTCGGGCATGCTTCGGACCCTATGCCCGGCCGGGGTCGAAGCCGAAGGGTATTTCCAGGCGGTGCGCGGCCATCAGCTCTTCGTCGAGGAGGAGTTCCTTCGTCGCGCCGTCCGCGACGATCAGACCACCGCCGAGGACGACGGAGCGGGGGCACAGCTCCAGGGCGTAGGGGAGGTCGTGGGTGACCATGAGCACGGTGACATCGAGGGAGCGGACGATGTCGGCCAGTTCGCGGCGGGCGGCGGGGTCGAGGTTGGAGGACGGCTCGTCCAGTACGAGCACCTCCGGCTCCATGGCCAGCACGGTCGCGACGGCGACCCGTCTGCGCTGGCCGAAGGAGAGGTGGTGCGGCGGCCGGTCCGCGTGGTCGGCCATGCCGACCTGCTCAAGCGCGCGCCGTACGCACGCCTCCAGCTCCGGGCCGCGCATGCCTCCGGCCGCCGGCCCGAAGGCGACGTCATCGCGGACGGTGGGCATGAACAACTGGTCGTCGGGATCCTGGAAGACGATGCCCACGCGGCGCCGGACCTCGGCGAAGTTGCGTTTCTCCACGGGCAGTCCCGCGACGCGGACGGTGCCGGCGCCGCCGCCGAGGATGCCGT
The Streptomyces sp. CNQ-509 DNA segment above includes these coding regions:
- a CDS encoding MOSC domain-containing protein → MPELPPAIPAPPPSPGPSDPTVAMLRRFPVKSMLGERLPELVIDERGTIGDRLWAVTYGDGKLGSGKNSRRFRRTEGLLHFSASYAAAHDAATARPHVVTPEGSVLRDDAHLAELLGADVRLAREDAVSHYDDCGVTLIGTASLHALGRILGDTEPADARRFRKNILLDTGEPWIEEDWVGREIAVGDEVRLRVVKRMKRCVMTTMAQRDLPEDRRVLKTLTADRGMCIGIGADVLTPGTVRLGDTVRPV
- a CDS encoding energy-coupling factor ABC transporter ATP-binding protein translates to MTLLPPSLEVTGLAYAYPDGHQALFGVDLTVERGERVAVLGPNGAGKTTLVLHLNGILGGGAGTVRVAGLPVEKRNFAEVRRRVGIVFQDPDDQLFMPTVRDDVAFGPAAGGMRGPELEACVRRALEQVGMADHADRPPHHLSFGQRRRVAVATVLAMEPEVLVLDEPSSNLDPAARRELADIVRSLDVTVLMVTHDLPYALELCPRSVVLGGGLIVADGATKELLLDEELMAAHRLEIPFGFDPGRA